Proteins encoded by one window of Rutidosis leptorrhynchoides isolate AG116_Rl617_1_P2 chromosome 7, CSIRO_AGI_Rlap_v1, whole genome shotgun sequence:
- the LOC139858168 gene encoding inositol-3-phosphate synthase-like yields the protein MFIESFKVESPNVKYSEDEIHSLYNYDTTELVHEEKNGVYQWVVKPKTVKYEFKTQARVPKLGVMLVGWGGNNGSTLTAGVIANREGISWATKEKVQQANYFGSLTQASTIRVGSFNGEEIYAPFKSLLPMVNPDDIVFGGWDISSMNLADSMARAKVLDIDLQKQLRPYMESMVPLPGIFDPDFIAANQGARADNVIKGTKNEQIQQVIKDIREFKEANKVDKVVVLWTANTERYSNVMVGLNDTMESLFASLDRNEAEISPSTLFAIACILENVPFINGSPQNTFVPGVIELAIKRNSLIGGDDFKSGQTKMKSVLVDFLVGAGIKPTSIVSYNHLGNNDGMNLSAPQTFRSKEISKSNVVDDMVSSNAILYEPGEHPDHVVVIKYVPYVGDSKRAMDEYTSEIFMGGKSTIVMHNTCEDSLLAAPIILDLVLLAELSTRIELKSEDEGKFHSFHPVATILSYLTKAPLVPPGTPVVNALAKQRAMLENIMRACVGLAPENNMILEYK from the exons ATGTTTATCGAGAGCTTTAAGGTAGAAAGCCCTAATGTTAAGTACAGTGAAGATGAAATTCATTCACTGTATAATTATGATACCACAGAGCTTGTTCATGAGGAAAAAAATGGTGTTTATCAGTGGGTTGTTAAGCCTAAAACTGTCAAATATGAGTTTAAAACTCAGGCTCGTGTTCCCAAATTAGG TGTTATGCTTGTTGGATGGGGAGGAAACAATGGATCAACCCTAACTGCTGGTGTTATCGCAAATAGGGA GGGAATATCTTGGGCAACAAAAGAAAAAGTGCAACAAGCAAACTACTTTGGTTCATTGACTCAAGCATCAACTATCAGAGTTGGGTCATTTAATGGAGAAGAGATTTATGCACCTTTCAAGAGTCTTCTCcctatg GTGAACCCAGACGATATCGTTTTCGGAGGATGGGACATAAGTAGCATGAACTTGGCTGATTCCATGGCAAGAGCCAAGGTTTTGGACATTGATCTCCAAAAGCAGTTAAGGCCTTACATGGAATCTATGGTCCCACTTCCTGGTATCTTTGACCCTGACTTCATTGCTGCCAACCAAGGTGCACGTGCAGATAACGTGATCAAAGGAACCAAAAATGAACAAATCCAACAGGTCATTAAGGACATCAG GGAGTTTAAGGAGGCAAACAAGGTAGATAAAGTGGTGGTTCTGTGGACTGCAAACACAGAAAGATACAGTAATGTTATGGTTGGGCTTAATGACACAATGGAAAGCCTATTTGCTTCATTAGACCGAAATGAAGCTGAAATTTCTCCATCAACTTTGTTTGCTATTGCTTGTATTCTTGAAAATGTGCCTTTTATCAATGGCAGCCCACAAAACACTTTTGTACCAG GGGTTATTGAACTGGCTATCAAAAGGAACAGTTTAATTGGTGGAGATGACTTTAAGAGTGGTCAAACTAAGATGAAGTCTGTTCTTGTTGATTTCCTTGTTGGAGCTGGCATAAAG CCAACATCCATCGTGAGCTACAATCACTTGGGAAACAACGATGGAATGAACTTGTCGGCCCCACAAACATTCCGATCCAAGGAGATCTCAAAAAGCAACGTTGTTGATGATATGGTTTCTAGCAACGCTATCTTATATGAGCCTGGCGAGCACCCTGATCATGTGGTCGTTATCAAG TATGTCCCATACGTTGGAGATAGCAAGAGAGCAATGGACGAGTACACATCTGAGATCTTTATGGGCGGTAAAAGCACCATTGTAATGCACAACACATGTGAAGACTCGCTATTGGCTGCTCCAATCATCTTGGACTTAGTTCTACTCGCTGAGCTCAGTACTCGCATTGAACTCAAATCTGAAGATGAG GGAAAGTTCCATTCTTTCCACCCTGTGGCTACCATTCTTAGTTACCTAACAAAGGCCCCTCTT gTACCACCAGGCACACCAGTGGTGAATGCACTAGCAAAACAGAGGGCAATGCTAGAGAACATTATGAGGGCTTGTGTTGGATTGGCACCAGAAAACAACATGATCTTGGAATACAAGTGA